One genomic segment of Culturomica massiliensis includes these proteins:
- a CDS encoding cation:proton antiporter, producing MSHLPTLISDLALILVAAGVVTLIFKRLKQPLVLGYIVAGVIAGPHISFTPTVIDTANIQTWADIGVVFLLFALGLDFSFKKLMKVGGPAVIAAVTIIVGMIMLGMLVGSSMGWKRMDCIFLGGMLAMSSTSIIYKALNDMGLRTQRFAGLVLGILVIEDLLAIVLMVLLSTMAVKNNFEGTEMIYSIGKLFFFLMLWFIIGIYIIPTFFRKTKLLMNDEMLLIVVLGMCLLMVVIATYVGFSSALGAFVMGSILAETMEAEKIEHLVRPVKDLFAAIFFVSVGMLIDPGMIWEYIGPILLITLTVLTGQSVLGTFGVVLSGQPLKVAMQCGFCLSQIGEFAFIIASLGIALHVTDGFLYPIVVAVSVITTFLTPYMIRLAEPAYPYVERKLPKRWKRILERYTSGTQVVNHESNWKKLLMALGRIVIVYSVIIIAELILAFSLLVPFIRNHIPGIWGNIVSAVLIIACMAPFLRAIVAKKNHSVEFQILWEDGRFNRGYLVSLIVFRFVLAMFFVMFVVSALFKISVGLLIGIAGMAVAGMIYSRYLKKQSILIERRFLRNLNIRDISARPSGKAVPRFAGNLLSRDLHMADFIVPQESKWAGRTLADLRLKTRFGVQVVALFRGNYCLNIPGGKERIFPRDRIQIIGSDEQLLKFGEYLEQQVIPEEDCDLSQSAVNLRQFIIDAESVFSGKTIEESGIREQYRCLIVGLERGDTSLHDPTADTVLEEGDLVWIVGEDSNIYRLIHG from the coding sequence ATGTCTCACTTGCCTACTTTAATTAGTGACCTTGCTTTGATACTGGTGGCGGCCGGTGTGGTTACCCTTATTTTCAAACGGTTGAAACAACCGTTGGTATTGGGATATATTGTTGCCGGTGTAATTGCCGGCCCTCACATTTCTTTTACACCAACAGTGATAGATACGGCAAATATTCAAACCTGGGCGGATATCGGCGTTGTCTTTTTGTTGTTTGCTCTCGGGTTGGACTTCAGCTTTAAAAAATTGATGAAGGTGGGGGGACCTGCTGTGATTGCTGCAGTGACGATTATAGTCGGGATGATCATGCTGGGAATGCTGGTTGGTTCGTCTATGGGGTGGAAACGGATGGATTGTATCTTTTTAGGAGGGATGTTGGCGATGTCTTCGACGTCTATTATTTATAAGGCGTTGAATGATATGGGACTGCGTACACAGCGGTTTGCCGGTTTGGTTTTGGGAATATTGGTCATTGAAGATTTACTGGCGATTGTATTGATGGTGTTGTTATCGACGATGGCAGTAAAAAATAATTTCGAAGGAACGGAAATGATATACAGTATCGGTAAATTGTTTTTTTTCCTTATGTTGTGGTTTATTATCGGCATTTATATCATACCGACTTTTTTCCGGAAAACGAAATTGCTGATGAATGACGAGATGTTGTTGATCGTGGTTTTGGGAATGTGTCTGTTGATGGTGGTGATTGCGACCTATGTGGGTTTTTCTTCTGCTTTGGGGGCTTTTGTCATGGGGTCTATATTGGCGGAGACGATGGAGGCCGAAAAAATCGAACATTTGGTGAGACCGGTAAAAGATTTGTTTGCAGCCATCTTTTTCGTTTCGGTGGGCATGTTGATTGATCCCGGGATGATTTGGGAATATATCGGTCCGATTTTATTGATCACCTTAACTGTTCTGACCGGACAGTCTGTTTTGGGAACTTTTGGGGTGGTTTTATCCGGACAGCCATTGAAAGTGGCGATGCAATGCGGTTTTTGCCTTTCACAGATCGGAGAATTTGCTTTTATCATTGCTTCTTTAGGGATTGCTTTACATGTGACCGATGGTTTTTTATATCCGATTGTTGTGGCCGTATCGGTGATTACGACCTTTTTGACACCCTATATGATACGGTTGGCCGAACCTGCTTATCCGTATGTCGAACGTAAACTTCCCAAAAGATGGAAAAGGATATTGGAGCGTTATACATCCGGTACACAGGTAGTGAATCACGAAAGTAACTGGAAAAAACTACTGATGGCTTTGGGAAGGATCGTGATCGTTTATTCTGTGATTATTATTGCGGAATTGATTCTGGCCTTTAGTTTATTAGTGCCTTTTATCCGGAATCATATTCCGGGAATATGGGGGAATATAGTGAGTGCCGTGTTGATAATCGCTTGTATGGCTCCTTTTTTACGCGCGATTGTCGCTAAAAAAAATCATTCGGTGGAGTTTCAGATATTGTGGGAAGACGGTCGTTTTAACCGGGGATATTTAGTGTCGTTGATCGTATTCCGGTTTGTATTGGCGATGTTTTTCGTTATGTTTGTCGTTTCGGCTTTGTTTAAAATATCGGTGGGTTTGTTGATCGGGATAGCCGGAATGGCTGTTGCCGGAATGATCTATTCCCGTTATCTGAAAAAACAGTCGATATTGATTGAACGCCGGTTTTTGCGTAATCTGAACATTCGGGATATCAGTGCCCGGCCGTCAGGTAAAGCCGTGCCCCGATTTGCCGGAAATCTGTTGTCCCGCGATTTGCATATGGCCGATTTTATCGTTCCCCAGGAATCGAAATGGGCGGGAAGAACTTTGGCGGATTTGAGGTTGAAAACCCGTTTCGGAGTGCAGGTTGTTGCTCTTTTCCGGGGTAATTATTGTTTGAATATTCCGGGAGGAAAAGAACGTATCTTTCCGCGGGATCGGATTCAGATAATCGGAAGTGATGAGCAATTGTTGAAATTCGGAGAATATTTGGAACAGCAGGTTATTCCGGAGGAAGATTGTGATTTGAGTCAAAGTGCTGTAAACTTACGGCAGTTTATTATAGATGCCGAATCGGTATTTTCCGGAAAAACCATTGAGGAGTCCGGTATTCGTGAACAATATCGTTGTCTTATCGTCGGTTTGGAACGTGGGGATACCTCTTTGCATGATCCGACAGCCGATACTGTATTGGAAGAAGGAGATCTGGTATGGATCGTCGGAGAAGACAGTAATATTTACCGGCTTATTCACGGTTAA
- a CDS encoding FtsX-like permease family protein, with protein sequence MWTSLKELIWEKRNRPFTFIVNVAGLILAFTAVIVMYTHLIGEWNHDADVEHRKDIVRVEMSWGLTGGAYAPWLGDVMPEVEQYCRIFLDNNAAVHVPAQQETEEVFIREKVFLVDSTYASFFSLRMVRGDSTYRPDGVLLSESAAKQLFGESDPIGKTLILRHNIPLTVQALFKDIKNPGIRSPRILGMLETANRLFGSKMTEEWDFANFETYLRLKPGTDRIQFTGKFKQLYAAKLKEIGYKEDQISQSVNQDLIRNYTDIYFDNEVLGFADHGNYNDLRILMMLTILVLGISIINYVNIATAKVAEKSRTIGMKRILGAGRTSLIAFLVFDSVFTCFIAMGAAWALAQGLAFFLQQWIGLGDMSQLTFWSALVLWVAVPLLCGLLSGIFPAFYLTRLNRFDTMNSQRNESLALQRFKSGLMILQFAVSMGLIISTLFIYKQVNYMKHFDTGYDRKNIVVVHGNREQVLYSKYPGFRTALLQNPAVLKVGASKDPIYNIRERGFHLDVSGWDNKGAAYVTWVDVPFLDLMGLKILEGEGFHEADQVIKDIGWSINQKFIINQRMAKEIASLAPGQNYLGGNRIGVVKDFNFRSMHEPVSPMYLGLLGGFNSQIDVYIRIAPENREKALQYIESCYREFYPGTLYQYSFMEDDYARLYGSEDVFALKLLFFSVLSVVIACLGLLAFVVFFIEQKTKSIGLRRVMGATEFQIMGLLNRNFLIRLLAGFVLVCPVAYFVVLRWLSDFAYKTELSWWVFAGAFILMFVIALLCVSMLTWKAATANPVNSLKNG encoded by the coding sequence ATGTGGACATCTTTGAAAGAACTCATTTGGGAAAAACGGAACCGGCCTTTTACTTTTATCGTGAACGTCGCCGGTTTGATTCTGGCCTTTACGGCTGTCATCGTCATGTATACTCATCTAATCGGCGAATGGAATCATGATGCAGATGTGGAGCATCGGAAAGATATCGTGCGGGTGGAGATGTCCTGGGGGCTGACTGGAGGAGCATACGCTCCTTGGTTGGGCGACGTTATGCCGGAAGTGGAACAATACTGCCGGATTTTTCTGGATAACAATGCCGCGGTACATGTGCCGGCTCAACAGGAGACGGAGGAAGTGTTTATCCGGGAAAAAGTTTTTCTGGTCGATTCCACTTATGCTTCCTTTTTTTCCCTCCGCATGGTCCGGGGAGATTCCACTTACCGTCCCGACGGAGTTCTGCTGAGTGAATCGGCGGCAAAACAGTTGTTCGGCGAGTCCGATCCTATCGGAAAAACTTTAATCCTCCGGCATAACATTCCTTTGACCGTACAAGCTTTATTTAAAGACATAAAAAATCCGGGAATCCGAAGCCCCCGGATTCTGGGAATGCTGGAAACGGCCAATCGTTTGTTTGGGAGTAAGATGACGGAAGAGTGGGATTTCGCAAATTTCGAAACCTACCTCCGGTTAAAACCCGGTACCGACAGAATACAATTTACCGGGAAATTCAAGCAGCTATATGCCGCTAAATTGAAAGAAATCGGTTATAAAGAGGATCAGATTTCGCAGTCCGTAAACCAGGATTTGATACGCAACTACACGGATATTTATTTCGATAACGAAGTTTTGGGATTTGCTGATCACGGCAATTATAACGACCTCCGTATTTTGATGATGCTTACCATCCTGGTCCTGGGAATAAGTATTATCAATTATGTCAATATCGCTACGGCTAAAGTAGCTGAAAAATCCCGTACGATCGGGATGAAACGGATATTGGGTGCCGGGCGGACCTCCCTGATAGCCTTCCTTGTATTCGATTCGGTTTTTACCTGTTTTATAGCGATGGGCGCGGCTTGGGCGCTAGCCCAGGGACTGGCCTTTTTCCTGCAACAGTGGATCGGTCTGGGGGATATGTCTCAACTCACCTTTTGGTCTGCTCTGGTATTGTGGGTAGCCGTGCCTTTACTTTGCGGTTTGTTATCCGGTATATTTCCGGCCTTTTATCTCACTCGGTTGAACCGATTCGACACGATGAATTCGCAGAGAAACGAAAGCCTGGCTTTGCAGCGGTTTAAAAGCGGATTGATGATTCTACAGTTTGCCGTTTCGATGGGATTGATCATATCCACACTTTTTATCTATAAACAGGTAAATTACATGAAGCATTTCGACACCGGATATGACCGGAAGAATATTGTCGTGGTGCATGGGAACCGGGAACAGGTTTTGTATAGTAAATATCCCGGTTTTAGAACGGCTTTATTGCAAAATCCGGCGGTACTGAAAGTAGGAGCTTCCAAAGATCCGATTTACAACATCCGGGAAAGGGGTTTTCACCTGGATGTGAGCGGTTGGGATAATAAAGGAGCCGCGTATGTTACCTGGGTAGATGTTCCCTTTCTGGATTTAATGGGTTTGAAAATCCTGGAAGGAGAAGGTTTTCATGAGGCAGACCAAGTGATAAAAGACATCGGTTGGAGCATCAATCAAAAATTTATTATCAATCAGCGGATGGCGAAGGAAATCGCATCCTTAGCTCCTGGGCAGAATTATTTGGGAGGTAACCGGATCGGCGTGGTAAAAGATTTCAATTTCAGGTCGATGCATGAACCGGTTAGTCCGATGTACCTGGGTTTGCTAGGCGGTTTTAATAGTCAAATCGATGTTTACATCCGCATTGCGCCTGAAAACCGGGAAAAAGCCCTGCAGTATATTGAGAGTTGTTATCGGGAGTTTTACCCGGGAACTTTGTATCAGTATAGTTTTATGGAGGACGATTACGCCCGGCTTTACGGTTCGGAAGATGTTTTTGCTTTGAAGTTGCTCTTCTTTTCGGTTTTGTCGGTTGTCATCGCCTGTCTGGGATTGCTGGCTTTTGTGGTATTTTTTATCGAACAGAAAACGAAAAGCATCGGTTTACGCAGAGTAATGGGAGCTACCGAATTCCAGATTATGGGGTTGCTGAACCGTAATTTCCTGATTCGTTTGCTGGCCGGTTTCGTTTTGGTATGTCCGGTGGCCTATTTTGTGGTTTTGCGCTGGTTATCGGATTTCGCCTATAAAACGGAATTAAGCTGGTGGGTATTTGCTGGGGCTTTTATATTGATGTTCGTTATAGCCTTGCTCTGTGTAAGTATGCTGACTTGGAAAGCTGCTACGGCAAATCCTGTGAATTCTCTGAAAAATGGGTAA
- a CDS encoding BRO-N domain-containing protein encodes MTKQNAIKIFEEKKVRTVWDSDKEEWFFSIVDVIEVLTDSDNPRRYWSDLKRKLTKEGSQLYAEIVQLKMPSSDGKYYKTDVADTEQLFRLIQSIPSPKAEPFKLWMAQVAKERLDQMQDPELSIEQAMLDYKRLGYSDNWINQRLKSIEIRKDLTDEWKRHGLQEGVQFATLTDIIYKTWAGKTAKEYKQFKGLKKENLRDNMTNKELVLNMLAELSTKEISEVQNPESFDGHIDVAKQGGTIALNARLELEKKTGKSVVTPLNAKDVLGLQSGEVEDVDLDSEEAN; translated from the coding sequence ATGACAAAGCAGAATGCAATAAAAATCTTCGAGGAGAAGAAAGTCCGTACAGTATGGGACAGTGATAAAGAGGAATGGTTTTTCTCTATTGTGGATGTGATCGAGGTATTGACAGATAGTGATAATCCACGCCGATATTGGAGTGACCTAAAACGTAAGCTGACAAAGGAGGGAAGTCAGTTGTACGCTGAAATCGTACAACTGAAAATGCCCTCGTCTGATGGTAAGTATTACAAGACAGATGTTGCTGATACTGAACAGTTATTCCGGTTGATACAGTCAATACCCTCTCCTAAAGCTGAACCTTTCAAATTATGGATGGCACAGGTAGCTAAGGAACGGTTAGATCAAATGCAAGACCCGGAACTGTCCATCGAACAGGCAATGCTGGACTATAAACGGTTGGGGTATTCTGACAATTGGATCAATCAACGGCTCAAAAGTATAGAAATCCGGAAAGATTTAACAGATGAGTGGAAACGTCACGGATTACAGGAGGGAGTACAGTTTGCTACATTAACTGATATCATCTATAAGACATGGGCGGGAAAGACAGCTAAGGAATATAAACAGTTCAAGGGGTTGAAGAAAGAGAACCTACGGGATAATATGACTAACAAAGAGTTGGTGTTGAATATGCTCGCAGAACTTTCTACTAAGGAAATATCAGAGGTACAAAACCCGGAATCTTTTGATGGGCATATAGACGTAGCCAAACAAGGTGGAACGATAGCCCTTAATGCCAGATTGGAATTAGAAAAGAAAACCGGAAAATCTGTCGTAACTCCCCTAAATGCAAAAGACGTTTTAGGGCTACAAAGCGGAGAAGTGGAAGATGTTGATTTAGACAGTGAAGAAGCAAATTAA
- a CDS encoding potassium/proton antiporter, with amino-acid sequence MSFTTGNILLIGSTLLFVSLIVGRTGYKLGVPVLLLFLVVGMIFGSDGIGIQFHNASEAQFIGTLALCIILFSGGMDTKINDIRPIIPQGIILATLGVLFTMLFTGYFIYWLVGYFYPNLITPLAGCLLLAAVMSSTDSASVFNILRSKGLHLKQNMRPLLELESGSNDPMAYMLTILLLQVLQSGEMSWNYIFLSLFLQFSIGIATGYLLGRLAIYIINHICLTNNSLYQIILLIFVFFTFSITDLLKGNGYLAVYITGLIVGNHQIVYKRNISNFFDSIAWLFQIIMFLALGLLVNPAELWGIAPIGLLIGGFLIFIARPLAVFLCLLPFRKMTWQGRLFTSWIGLRGAVPIIFATYPLLADIPGARQIFNIVFFITILSLLLQGTTVSISAKLLGLSQPVKNLPDEFNMALAENIKSVIAEVTVMPDLLIDGDHLHKLHLPPNTLVIMIKRYDSYFVPNGSTRLLAGDKLLLLSDNEEDLQHTLADLGIEEYTIRRN; translated from the coding sequence ATGTCATTCACTACCGGAAATATATTACTTATCGGTTCCACCCTCCTTTTTGTAAGCCTGATTGTCGGCCGTACCGGATATAAACTGGGCGTTCCGGTATTGCTCCTTTTCCTGGTTGTCGGCATGATCTTTGGAAGCGACGGTATAGGCATCCAATTTCACAATGCCTCGGAAGCCCAATTCATCGGCACTTTAGCTCTGTGTATTATTCTGTTTTCGGGCGGCATGGATACCAAGATCAACGATATCCGTCCAATTATACCTCAAGGTATTATACTGGCCACCCTGGGTGTACTATTTACCATGTTGTTTACCGGATATTTTATATATTGGCTGGTCGGATACTTCTATCCCAATCTTATCACGCCTTTAGCCGGCTGTCTGTTACTGGCAGCCGTCATGTCTTCCACCGACTCGGCCTCCGTTTTCAATATTCTGCGTTCCAAAGGCCTTCACCTGAAACAAAACATGCGCCCTCTGCTCGAGCTCGAAAGCGGAAGTAACGATCCGATGGCTTATATGCTCACCATACTCCTCTTACAGGTACTGCAATCGGGTGAAATGAGCTGGAATTATATCTTTCTCTCTCTATTTTTACAATTCAGTATCGGAATCGCCACCGGTTACCTGCTCGGACGTCTGGCCATATACATCATCAATCACATCTGCCTGACAAACAATTCCCTCTATCAAATCATATTACTGATATTCGTATTCTTTACATTCTCCATCACCGATCTCCTGAAAGGCAATGGCTATCTGGCCGTTTACATCACCGGCCTGATCGTCGGAAATCATCAGATTGTTTACAAAAGAAATATCAGTAACTTTTTCGACAGTATCGCCTGGTTATTCCAGATCATTATGTTCCTGGCACTAGGCCTACTGGTAAACCCGGCAGAACTATGGGGGATAGCTCCTATCGGTCTGCTGATCGGAGGTTTTCTGATATTCATCGCCCGGCCGCTTGCCGTCTTTCTGTGTTTACTCCCTTTCCGGAAAATGACATGGCAAGGACGTTTATTTACCTCCTGGATCGGTTTACGGGGAGCCGTACCTATCATTTTTGCAACTTATCCGCTTTTGGCCGACATACCGGGTGCCCGACAAATATTCAATATCGTATTCTTCATTACCATTCTTTCCCTGTTACTACAAGGTACGACAGTATCTATCTCGGCAAAACTACTCGGTTTATCACAGCCGGTAAAGAACCTGCCGGACGAATTCAATATGGCTCTCGCTGAAAACATCAAATCGGTCATTGCAGAAGTTACCGTTATGCCGGACCTGTTAATCGACGGCGACCACCTCCATAAACTGCACCTTCCCCCCAATACACTCGTCATTATGATCAAACGATACGACAGCTATTTTGTTCCCAACGGTTCCACCCGGCTTCTTGCCGGAGACAAGCTCCTGCTCCTTTCCGACAATGAGGAGGATTTACAACATACCCTTGCCGATCTCGGTATAGAAGAATACACCATCCGAAGAAACTAA
- a CDS encoding GLPGLI family protein has protein sequence MKVKLFILLCFLFVLGNQAVVAQERTVEPEVGEPVVLRLVYTFTQQAVKDRESVYITDTMALEVGMNGSVYYDWNKNRRDSLAAIRFTEPVNHKITLSVDENALQVRLEAQKQVYDVLDAGKGQSYRIYKKRDKEEVVTIDEGPLEGFDTETYFQLTENIPPQAWKMSSDTSTVLNYLCQKASATFRGRTYVAWFTLDIPINDGPWKFYGLPGMILKVQDTEGQFCWEVIGLQNVRDEILIPTDRKKIPCNLKELSDFKRNERRYISVGFVENGGVVYYRTKNPVTYFSLERGD, from the coding sequence ATGAAAGTAAAATTATTTATTCTGCTTTGTTTTTTGTTTGTATTGGGCAATCAAGCGGTTGTTGCGCAGGAGAGGACTGTAGAGCCGGAGGTGGGGGAACCGGTTGTTTTGCGGCTGGTTTATACATTTACCCAACAAGCTGTGAAAGATCGCGAGTCGGTTTATATTACCGATACGATGGCACTGGAGGTCGGGATGAACGGGTCTGTATATTACGATTGGAATAAAAACCGGAGGGATTCGCTTGCAGCCATTCGATTTACGGAACCTGTCAATCATAAAATTACTTTAAGTGTGGATGAAAATGCTTTGCAGGTGCGGTTGGAAGCTCAAAAGCAGGTATACGATGTTTTGGATGCAGGTAAAGGACAATCTTACCGGATTTATAAAAAGAGAGATAAGGAAGAGGTCGTGACGATTGATGAGGGACCTTTGGAAGGCTTTGATACGGAAACTTATTTTCAGTTGACGGAGAACATCCCTCCCCAGGCTTGGAAGATGAGTAGTGATACATCGACCGTGTTGAATTATCTTTGCCAAAAGGCATCGGCTACTTTCCGGGGAAGAACTTATGTTGCCTGGTTTACATTGGATATTCCGATAAACGACGGACCGTGGAAATTTTACGGACTTCCGGGCATGATATTAAAGGTACAGGATACGGAAGGGCAGTTTTGTTGGGAAGTTATCGGGTTGCAAAATGTCCGTGATGAAATTTTGATACCGACCGATAGAAAGAAAATTCCCTGTAATTTGAAAGAATTGAGTGACTTTAAAAGGAATGAAAGGAGATATATATCTGTTGGTTTTGTGGAAAACGGAGGGGTTGTTTATTACAGGACGAAGAATCCGGTTACTTATTTTTCATTGGAAAGAGGAGATTAA
- a CDS encoding metallophosphoesterase family protein, whose translation MAFIRIINKFILVLLFGTVVVSTEAQKTVLKFNPDGTFKIVQFTDVHFKYGNSNSDIALERMRQVLDIEKPDLVIFTGDVIYGKPASEGMKTVLNVVVERKIPFGVVYGNHDDEQGMDRQELLQVIQSVPFNLTEQTEGLSGVSNYILPVKSADGSRDALILYCLDSHSYSSVKGVGGYDFLKFDQVDWYLKNSTAYTKVNGGKPLPSLAFFHIPLPEYSRAAAAEGAILIGARMEPACVPQLNTGMFAAMKQSGDIMGVFAGHDHDNDYVVYWRDILLAYGRYTGGNTVYNNIQNGARVIELKEGAREFKTWIRQKDGVVNPVDFPATFQKKGDPE comes from the coding sequence ATGGCATTTATACGTATAATAAATAAATTTATTCTGGTGTTATTGTTTGGAACGGTCGTCGTATCGACGGAGGCACAAAAAACTGTGCTGAAATTCAATCCGGATGGAACGTTTAAAATTGTACAATTTACAGACGTACATTTCAAATACGGTAATTCAAATTCCGATATTGCGTTGGAACGGATGAGGCAGGTATTGGATATCGAAAAACCGGATCTGGTGATTTTCACCGGAGATGTGATTTATGGAAAACCGGCGTCAGAAGGTATGAAGACGGTGTTGAATGTGGTGGTGGAACGTAAAATACCTTTCGGAGTCGTCTATGGAAATCATGATGACGAGCAGGGGATGGATCGTCAGGAGTTATTGCAGGTGATACAATCTGTACCTTTTAATTTGACGGAACAGACGGAGGGTTTGAGCGGAGTGAGCAATTATATTCTTCCGGTGAAATCTGCTGACGGGAGTCGGGATGCTTTGATTCTGTATTGTTTGGATTCTCATTCTTATTCTTCGGTGAAGGGAGTCGGCGGTTATGATTTTCTGAAGTTTGATCAAGTCGATTGGTATTTGAAGAATAGTACGGCTTATACAAAAGTAAACGGAGGAAAGCCTTTGCCTTCGCTGGCTTTTTTTCATATCCCATTGCCGGAATACAGCCGGGCGGCTGCGGCAGAAGGAGCGATCCTGATCGGTGCCCGGATGGAGCCTGCCTGTGTTCCGCAGCTGAATACCGGTATGTTTGCCGCGATGAAGCAAAGCGGGGATATAATGGGTGTTTTTGCCGGACATGATCATGATAATGATTATGTGGTGTATTGGAGAGATATTTTGTTGGCTTACGGGCGTTATACCGGAGGGAATACGGTATACAATAATATTCAGAACGGTGCCCGGGTGATCGAATTGAAAGAAGGAGCCCGGGAGTTTAAGACCTGGATCCGTCAAAAAGACGGTGTTGTCAATCCGGTGGATTTTCCTGCTACTTTTCAGAAAAAAGGAGATCCGGAATAA
- a CDS encoding TlpA family protein disulfide reductase — protein MKEGRFIFIRTSGSRYKYLLPLQPGEKYKISIDENNGLLAYGPNEAGIELYQSVWNEGLRPMAMDWGAFFENDTFSRDEMIEKVKQEELTGFKKLLDNKKITRSFYKLIAGDRDCFYASISAELYLQDMLKIYRSPKTDNSILAEENTMKQLQNIFDRYKPDDKNLMKSPSWTKYALSMYTKFYKQYFAKHINRDNIESLINADSHFSFWFEQIRQSFSDEALESALALLIYRAGPENNDVVEASVPAFEYFKEKYPASHYLQYFQYYMNRAILFYSGNKLDSSIYFIEAGDRINSFSELIFQLRGKKLYVDIWRITCGPCRGEFQYKDSLEIILEQHDIIPLYISLDNNNQDKKWKALVYAYNLRGIHFRANQAFIDDLNKLYLDGKNPGGNEKKSFSIPWYMLIDKNGHIVEKQAKRPSEIIATKRLLN, from the coding sequence TTGAAAGAGGGGCGGTTTATTTTTATCAGAACTTCCGGTTCCAGATATAAATATCTTTTGCCTTTACAGCCGGGGGAGAAGTACAAAATATCTATTGATGAAAATAATGGACTTTTAGCCTATGGGCCGAACGAAGCAGGGATTGAATTGTATCAATCTGTATGGAATGAAGGCTTAAGGCCGATGGCAATGGATTGGGGGGCGTTTTTTGAAAATGATACTTTTTCCCGTGATGAGATGATTGAAAAAGTTAAACAGGAAGAATTGACCGGGTTTAAAAAGTTGCTGGATAACAAAAAAATTACCCGATCCTTTTATAAATTAATAGCTGGTGACAGAGATTGTTTTTATGCTTCGATTTCAGCAGAGTTGTATTTGCAAGATATGCTAAAAATATACAGGAGTCCGAAAACAGATAATAGCATTCTGGCAGAGGAAAATACGATGAAGCAGTTGCAAAATATTTTTGACCGGTATAAACCGGATGACAAAAATCTGATGAAATCTCCTTCATGGACGAAGTATGCATTGTCTATGTATACTAAATTTTATAAACAATATTTTGCAAAACACATAAATAGAGATAATATAGAGAGTTTAATAAATGCAGATTCGCATTTTTCTTTTTGGTTTGAACAAATCAGACAATCTTTTTCGGATGAAGCCTTAGAATCAGCTTTAGCTCTTTTAATATACAGGGCAGGACCTGAAAATAACGATGTAGTTGAGGCAAGTGTACCTGCTTTTGAATACTTTAAGGAAAAGTATCCGGCAAGTCATTATCTTCAATATTTTCAGTATTATATGAATAGAGCGATATTGTTTTATTCAGGAAATAAGCTGGATTCTTCGATTTATTTTATCGAAGCCGGAGACCGTATCAATAGCTTTTCGGAGTTGATTTTTCAATTGAGAGGGAAAAAATTGTATGTTGATATATGGAGAATTACCTGTGGTCCTTGCCGGGGAGAATTTCAATACAAGGATTCTTTGGAAATAATTTTAGAACAACATGATATAATCCCTCTTTATATATCATTGGATAATAATAATCAGGATAAAAAATGGAAGGCACTTGTTTATGCGTATAATTTAAGAGGTATTCATTTTCGGGCAAACCAGGCTTTTATCGATGATTTGAATAAACTTTATTTAGATGGTAAAAATCCGGGTGGAAATGAAAAAAAATCTTTTTCAATCCCTTGGTATATGCTTATTGATAAAAACGGACACATTGTAGAGAAACAGGCTAAAAGACCTTCTGAAATTATAGCTACAAAGCGTTTATTGAATTAA